A part of Syntrophales bacterium genomic DNA contains:
- a CDS encoding glycosyltransferase family 4 protein — protein sequence MLKSSIYQSNLRKVVMIGNFIPRRCGIATFTTDLLTALKEEDPYLECWAVVMNDIPEGYQYPPQVRFEVNQWALDEYRLAADFLNMNRVDVVCLQHEYGIFGGEYGSHILELLATLRMPVITTLHTVLSSPSPGQLSVMKHIAQFSDKLVVMSNRAIDILMDVYKVPREKIVMIHHGIPDVPFIDPNFYKDQFGVEGRKVILTFGLLSPGKGIETMIDALPYIVKEHPDVVYIVLGATHPHIKREQGEAYRLFLQRKARENNVAQHIIFHNRFVDLKELCEFLGTADIYVTPYVNKEQIVSGTLAYALGCGKATISTPYWYAEEMLAQGRGRLVPFQNPEALAEQVNDLLQNEVERHAVRKRAYTFCRNMVWKEVARKYLEVLSEVKQERERTPRPVFQTKTMAAIPREIPQIKLDHIIRLTDNVGIMQHAKYIVPDRYYGYCTDDNARALIAVLMANDLIADSLTVTNLACTYLSFLLHAFNKEKRCFRNFMGYDRQWMEEVGSEDSHGRALWALGETVAISDSDDIRCAAQMLFEMALPALKDFSSPRAWAFALTGINAYLKRFGGASEVRRIRDTVAEKLFQLYQQNASDGWPWIEEKVTYANGRISHALLISGHAMQRQDMVEAGLRSLEWLIDIQTDSKGHFVPIGNNGWYCKGGPKARFDQQPIEAFNIIVACREAYNITKDPRWIDKAQLCLEWFLGRNDLNVPLYDHRTGGCCDGLHADGPNRNQGAESTLACFLSFMTMYQIRSVQISVEAEDKLENKFSNKFENTNEGFAIAK from the coding sequence ATGCTGAAGTCTTCGATTTATCAGTCTAATTTACGCAAAGTAGTTATGATAGGCAACTTCATACCACGCCGTTGTGGCATTGCTACATTCACCACCGATCTTCTCACTGCTCTCAAGGAGGAAGATCCCTACCTTGAATGCTGGGCGGTAGTTATGAATGACATTCCCGAAGGTTATCAATATCCACCCCAGGTACGATTTGAAGTGAATCAATGGGCGCTAGATGAGTACAGATTAGCCGCCGATTTTCTAAATATGAACAGAGTGGACGTTGTTTGTCTCCAGCATGAATACGGAATTTTCGGAGGAGAGTACGGTTCCCACATACTGGAGCTACTGGCCACACTCAGAATGCCTGTGATAACAACCCTTCATACGGTTTTAAGCTCACCGTCTCCAGGTCAGTTAAGCGTAATGAAACACATAGCGCAATTTTCGGATAAACTCGTAGTCATGAGTAATAGAGCAATTGACATCCTGATGGACGTCTACAAAGTTCCGCGAGAGAAGATTGTGATGATACATCACGGAATCCCAGATGTGCCCTTCATAGATCCAAATTTCTACAAAGATCAGTTTGGTGTTGAAGGGCGTAAAGTCATACTTACCTTCGGTCTGCTTTCACCAGGTAAAGGAATCGAAACCATGATAGACGCCCTACCCTACATAGTTAAAGAGCACCCCGACGTTGTTTACATAGTGCTTGGAGCAACACATCCGCATATAAAGAGAGAACAAGGTGAGGCTTATCGCCTGTTTCTCCAGAGAAAAGCGCGGGAAAACAACGTTGCTCAACATATCATCTTTCACAACCGATTCGTAGACTTGAAAGAACTGTGCGAATTCTTAGGCACAGCAGATATCTACGTGACACCATATGTAAACAAAGAACAGATTGTCTCAGGCACTTTGGCTTACGCCCTAGGATGTGGAAAAGCAACCATTTCCACTCCTTACTGGTACGCCGAGGAGATGCTTGCCCAAGGACGGGGACGCCTCGTCCCCTTTCAGAATCCAGAAGCACTTGCAGAGCAGGTAAATGATCTTCTCCAAAACGAAGTAGAACGTCACGCAGTCCGTAAGCGGGCCTACACTTTTTGCAGGAATATGGTATGGAAAGAAGTGGCGAGAAAGTATCTCGAAGTACTGAGTGAAGTGAAACAGGAAAGGGAAAGAACCCCGCGACCTGTTTTCCAGACCAAAACCATGGCAGCAATACCTCGGGAAATACCACAGATAAAGCTGGATCACATAATTAGACTAACGGACAACGTAGGCATCATGCAGCATGCCAAGTATATCGTGCCCGACCGATACTACGGTTACTGCACGGATGACAATGCCCGAGCTTTAATTGCAGTTCTCATGGCAAACGATCTCATAGCTGATAGCCTCACGGTTACGAACCTGGCTTGCACTTACCTAAGTTTCCTGCTCCATGCCTTCAATAAAGAGAAACGCTGTTTCCGTAATTTCATGGGATACGACAGACAATGGATGGAAGAAGTCGGGTCAGAAGATAGCCACGGTCGTGCTCTTTGGGCACTTGGAGAAACAGTTGCTATTTCCGATTCTGATGACATTCGGTGTGCAGCACAAATGCTATTTGAGATGGCTTTACCTGCATTGAAGGATTTTAGCTCACCTAGGGCTTGGGCCTTCGCACTAACGGGCATAAATGCATATTTGAAGAGATTCGGCGGGGCGAGTGAAGTACGTCGTATAAGAGATACAGTTGCAGAAAAACTATTTCAGTTGTATCAGCAAAATGCCTCCGACGGTTGGCCATGGATCGAAGAAAAAGTGACATACGCGAATGGAAGGATCTCCCACGCGTTACTTATATCGGGACACGCCATGCAAAGACAGGATATGGTAGAAGCTGGTCTACGTTCACTGGAATGGCTCATCGATATCCAGACAGATTCAAAAGGGCACTTTGTTCCCATTGGAAACAACGGTTGGTACTGCAAAGGAGGTCCAAAGGCCCGTTTTGATCAGCAGCCCATAGAGGCCTTCAATATCATTGTCGCCTGTAGAGAGGCTTACAACATTACTAAGGACCCCCGATGGATAGATAAAGCCCAGCTGTGTTTGGAATGGTTCCTAGGAAGAAACGATCTCAACGTACCTCTCTACGATCACCGCACAGGTGGTTGTTGCGACGGACTCCATGCTGATGGACCCAACCGTAATCAGGGCGCCGAATCAACTTTGGCATGCTTTCTTTCCTTTATGACGATGTACCAGATCAGGAGCGTACAGATTTCTGTGGAGGCTGAGGACAAATTAGAGAACAAATTTTCCAACAAATTTGAAAACACCAATGAGGGATTTGCCATTGCGAAATAA
- a CDS encoding glycosyltransferase translates to MKVAMLAPIAWRTPPRHYGPWEYVVSLLTEGLVEKGIDVTLFATGDSQTKGKLVSVCPRGYEEDKSILPKVWECLHISEVFERSNEFDIIHNHFDFLPLTYSGLTGTPVVTTIHGFSSPKILPVYQKYNNKTFYVAISEADKHPSLDYIATIHHGIDLTKFTFQKDPGDYLLFFGRIHHEKGTRECIEIAEKTGFKLIIAGIIQDEDYFNLYVKPKLNGIDIVYVGSAGPQERDRLLGGAYALLHPINFNEPFGLSVVEAMACGTPVIAINRGSMPEVIVDGVTGFLTTNVDEMLEKVPLVQYLDRSQCRLWVEERFSVDRMVNDYIKVYEKILECRKREDHRPWGFYEILSDHSYHKVKRITVYPGERLSYQRHKFRSEHWYVISGSGTVTIDGTERSMSPGDAVNIPVGAWHRIQNNGKDKLVFIEVQTGDYFGEDDIERAEDDYGRA, encoded by the coding sequence ATGAAAGTTGCAATGTTGGCACCAATAGCGTGGAGAACTCCTCCTAGACATTATGGTCCCTGGGAATACGTAGTTTCTCTACTCACAGAGGGTCTTGTAGAAAAAGGCATAGACGTGACACTATTTGCCACAGGTGATTCCCAAACAAAGGGGAAATTGGTGAGCGTATGCCCTCGGGGATACGAAGAAGACAAATCAATTTTACCAAAAGTATGGGAATGTCTACATATATCGGAGGTTTTTGAAAGGAGTAATGAATTCGATATAATCCACAATCATTTCGATTTTCTGCCTCTCACATACTCCGGACTAACAGGTACACCCGTGGTTACCACTATCCATGGTTTTTCCTCCCCGAAGATCTTGCCTGTCTACCAAAAATACAATAATAAAACATTCTACGTCGCTATCAGTGAGGCTGATAAACACCCTTCCCTTGATTACATCGCCACAATTCATCATGGTATAGATCTAACAAAATTCACATTTCAGAAAGATCCAGGAGATTATCTCCTTTTTTTTGGTCGAATTCACCACGAAAAGGGAACGAGGGAATGTATAGAAATCGCAGAAAAAACTGGGTTTAAACTCATCATAGCAGGAATCATTCAGGATGAAGATTATTTCAACCTCTACGTGAAACCAAAACTAAATGGTATAGATATAGTTTACGTTGGTAGTGCAGGGCCCCAGGAGAGAGATCGTCTCCTTGGAGGTGCTTATGCGCTCTTACACCCCATAAACTTCAATGAACCGTTTGGTCTTTCTGTAGTAGAAGCAATGGCCTGCGGAACACCAGTTATCGCCATCAACAGAGGTAGTATGCCTGAGGTGATTGTTGATGGTGTCACCGGGTTTCTGACAACCAATGTGGATGAGATGCTAGAAAAAGTCCCCCTAGTCCAGTACCTCGATAGGAGCCAATGCCGTCTCTGGGTAGAAGAACGTTTCAGTGTGGATAGGATGGTAAATGACTACATTAAAGTGTACGAGAAAATCCTGGAATGCAGAAAAAGAGAGGACCACCGACCGTGGGGGTTCTATGAAATTCTGTCCGACCATTCATACCATAAAGTCAAAAGAATTACAGTATACCCAGGGGAGCGTTTAAGTTATCAGAGACACAAATTCCGTTCCGAACACTGGTATGTTATCTCAGGAAGTGGCACAGTAACCATCGATGGTACTGAAAGATCTATGTCCCCAGGTGACGCGGTAAATATCCCCGTAGGAGCATGGCACAGGATACAAAATAACGGGAAGGACAAACTCGTGTTCATTGAGGTACAAACGGGTGATTACTTTGGAGAAGACGACATTGAGAGAGCTGAGGATGATTATGGGAGGGCCTGA
- a CDS encoding DUF6178 family protein — translation MPKKAERKKVRGNSERPIQQKVGIRALQKDILSLSGSTLLNRLLKHDNPEEVVRQLPAEDFYWMIKKVGMEDSAIILKLASEEQWQYLLDLEIWDKDLINHDKTLSWLSCLGDADPERLADWILSEGGTLFSLLLVRRAHVIIVDDDAEAVIPEGYFTLDGRYYIRSIKDDDQQRIEYLLSLLAHKNHIGYQKFLLALASVIPAESEEELYRMRNSRLAEYGFVPYEEALAVYAPMEPHELQRESSSVLPGRLTSTEEATSVPVLPLAHIRGKTLLTKAIQKIEDSLIVDRLRLEFSNLCNSLIAADGFKVEDREILSFYCQRASGYLNIALEFLSKDEDEAALLLKIHNIISLFRVGYGFAVKLQREIKNWRRESWFHNMGWNIDFWGKPWEETLNGLLAIRPLFYTIEKNKELHRDFQSKEEIDSARHRCRQIQALDKLLSRMTLSITQSEARKLYRTFYPLIFNRWARSILGKKAKEDPLSIEEAQQFFRIVRKGQSAPPYRMDEFREHFITALMEGAYEYSEMEKNSLKDALNFIWNIFCEEYENIREEHLDSRYSPYLLIASSK, via the coding sequence ATGCCAAAAAAAGCAGAAAGGAAGAAAGTAAGAGGAAACTCGGAACGTCCAATTCAACAAAAAGTTGGTATACGGGCTTTACAGAAGGACATTTTATCCCTCTCGGGGAGTACCCTTTTGAACCGGTTACTGAAACATGACAATCCCGAAGAAGTTGTTAGACAATTGCCTGCTGAAGATTTCTACTGGATGATCAAAAAAGTGGGAATGGAAGACTCCGCCATAATCTTAAAACTCGCCTCAGAGGAACAATGGCAATACCTTTTAGACCTCGAGATCTGGGACAAAGACCTCATAAACCATGACAAAACCCTCTCCTGGTTGAGCTGTCTCGGTGATGCCGATCCGGAAAGATTGGCCGATTGGATCTTAAGTGAGGGTGGCACTCTGTTTTCCTTACTTCTCGTTCGACGTGCCCATGTAATTATAGTAGACGATGATGCTGAAGCTGTTATCCCTGAAGGATACTTCACGTTAGATGGAAGGTACTACATCCGATCCATTAAAGATGATGATCAACAACGGATTGAATATCTCTTAAGCTTACTTGCTCATAAAAACCACATTGGATACCAAAAATTTCTTCTTGCACTAGCCTCTGTTATCCCAGCAGAATCAGAAGAGGAACTCTACCGCATGAGGAATTCAAGACTCGCAGAATATGGCTTCGTGCCCTATGAAGAGGCACTCGCTGTTTATGCCCCTATGGAACCTCACGAGTTACAAAGAGAATCTTCATCAGTACTACCTGGTAGATTAACGTCGACAGAAGAAGCAACATCGGTTCCAGTATTACCGTTAGCGCATATTCGTGGCAAAACTCTTCTAACTAAAGCAATACAAAAAATAGAAGACTCACTAATCGTAGACCGTCTCCGCCTTGAATTTTCCAATCTCTGCAACAGTCTAATTGCGGCCGATGGCTTTAAAGTTGAAGATCGTGAAATCCTAAGTTTCTACTGTCAGAGGGCAAGTGGATACCTCAATATTGCCTTAGAATTTCTCTCCAAAGACGAGGATGAGGCGGCGTTGCTTTTGAAAATTCACAATATAATCTCTCTATTCAGAGTAGGTTATGGTTTCGCCGTTAAACTGCAAAGAGAAATAAAGAACTGGCGCCGTGAAAGCTGGTTCCACAATATGGGGTGGAACATTGATTTCTGGGGTAAACCCTGGGAAGAAACGCTAAATGGGCTTCTTGCAATACGACCCCTCTTTTACACAATTGAGAAAAACAAAGAATTGCACCGTGACTTTCAAAGTAAAGAGGAAATCGATTCGGCACGGCATAGATGCAGGCAGATACAGGCACTTGACAAACTATTATCCAGAATGACACTTTCCATAACCCAGAGTGAAGCACGCAAACTTTACAGAACCTTTTACCCCCTTATTTTCAACCGCTGGGCACGGAGCATTTTGGGCAAAAAAGCAAAAGAGGATCCCCTGAGCATTGAGGAAGCCCAGCAATTCTTCCGAATAGTCAGGAAGGGGCAGTCCGCACCACCCTATAGAATGGACGAATTCCGCGAACATTTCATAACTGCCTTAATGGAGGGAGCCTACGAATATTCTGAGATGGAGAAAAATTCATTAAAAGATGCGCTGAATTTCATCTGGAATATCTTTTGCGAAGAGTATGAAAACATTCGAGAAGAACACCTCGATAGTAGGTATTCCCCATATTTACTGATCGCTAGTTCAAAATAA
- a CDS encoding glycoside hydrolase family 130 protein, producing the protein MGGPEKAVIKRYNKNPILTKHDVPYPVETVHNAGVTKYNGKYIMLFRSHLRNGRSIIGLAESEDGFSFRVSEKPFIIPAEEEPFATYEEYGVEDPRICFMEGRYLITYSAYSRHGIRVVLAATEDFENLERIAIITQADCRNVVLFPEKIGNRYIRLDRPHTEVSPWSIWISYSPDLIHWGDSKILIKPLRYHWDEMKVGPGATPIKTEKGWLNLFHGVFKTMDGSIYRMGVALHDLKDPSRLIGVADEWVLQPEDPWEITGYVHNVVFSCGAVPEDDGTLKIYWGGADTVVCAGTAKITELVEMCLQNPRPPLGY; encoded by the coding sequence ATGGGAGGGCCTGAAAAAGCCGTTATAAAAAGATACAATAAAAATCCCATTCTCACGAAACACGATGTTCCTTACCCGGTAGAAACGGTACATAACGCCGGGGTTACAAAGTACAACGGTAAATACATCATGCTCTTTAGATCCCACCTCCGCAATGGCCGCTCAATCATCGGACTGGCAGAGAGTGAAGATGGGTTTTCCTTCAGAGTTAGTGAAAAACCATTTATTATACCCGCAGAGGAGGAGCCGTTCGCTACCTATGAAGAATATGGGGTTGAAGACCCACGCATATGTTTCATGGAAGGACGATATCTTATTACGTATAGCGCTTACTCCAGGCATGGGATCCGTGTTGTACTTGCCGCAACTGAAGATTTTGAAAACTTGGAACGCATAGCCATTATTACCCAAGCTGACTGCCGTAATGTGGTACTCTTTCCAGAAAAAATAGGCAACAGATACATTCGTCTTGACAGACCTCATACGGAGGTTTCACCGTGGTCCATATGGATATCTTATTCCCCCGATCTTATTCACTGGGGGGATTCAAAGATTCTCATAAAACCTCTAAGGTACCACTGGGATGAAATGAAAGTAGGTCCAGGAGCAACACCCATTAAAACGGAAAAGGGATGGCTTAATTTGTTCCACGGAGTTTTCAAAACAATGGATGGTTCCATATATAGAATGGGCGTAGCATTACACGATCTAAAAGATCCCTCGCGATTAATAGGCGTGGCAGATGAATGGGTACTGCAACCTGAGGATCCTTGGGAGATAACGGGATATGTTCATAATGTGGTATTCTCCTGCGGAGCTGTTCCTGAAGACGATGGAACATTAAAAATATACTGGGGAGGAGCAGACACTGTAGTTTGCGCGGGCACTGCGAAGATTACAGAACTTGTAGAAATGTGTCTCCAAAATCCACGTCCTCCTCTGGGTTATTAA
- a CDS encoding glycosidase translates to MKYTKKELFVRYPGNPIIQVDDLPYSANSVFNAGATLVDGATLLLMRVEDRRGISHFTAARSQDGIKNWAIDPKPTLIPDPKRHPEEEWGIEDARITYLKEKNCWAIVYTAYSRLGPVVSLATTKDFNNFERHGVILPPENKDAALFPERINGNWIMIHRPVSTFPSLGAHMWISYSPDLIHWGKHKVLLMAREGAWWDARKIGLSPPPIKTEKGWIILYHGVKTTVSGCIYRLGLALLDLKDPTRVLARTDEWIFAPEEPYEMVGDVDKVVFPCGWILTDGEIRLYYGGADKSISLATAKLSDLLDYLAQQG, encoded by the coding sequence ATGAAGTACACGAAGAAAGAGCTGTTCGTAAGATATCCTGGAAATCCTATAATACAGGTAGATGATCTTCCATATTCAGCAAACTCAGTATTCAACGCGGGAGCTACACTTGTCGACGGAGCCACTCTCCTTTTAATGAGGGTGGAGGACCGACGTGGTATTTCTCATTTTACTGCAGCAAGGAGCCAAGACGGCATAAAAAACTGGGCGATAGACCCTAAACCCACATTGATACCTGATCCCAAAAGACATCCTGAAGAGGAATGGGGGATTGAAGATGCGAGAATTACCTACCTTAAAGAAAAAAACTGCTGGGCAATTGTTTACACAGCATACTCTCGCCTAGGCCCTGTGGTTTCTCTGGCGACAACAAAAGACTTTAATAACTTCGAGCGACACGGCGTAATCCTACCTCCGGAAAACAAAGACGCCGCTCTCTTTCCGGAAAGAATAAACGGGAACTGGATTATGATCCACCGTCCTGTATCAACATTTCCAAGTCTAGGGGCACATATGTGGATTTCCTATTCTCCAGACCTAATCCACTGGGGTAAACACAAGGTTCTTCTCATGGCAAGAGAAGGTGCTTGGTGGGATGCGCGAAAAATCGGACTATCCCCCCCTCCCATAAAAACCGAAAAAGGATGGATCATATTATACCACGGAGTGAAAACCACGGTGAGTGGTTGCATTTATCGTCTAGGACTTGCTCTTCTCGATCTGAAGGACCCTACCCGAGTTCTTGCCAGAACAGATGAATGGATATTTGCGCCGGAAGAGCCTTATGAAATGGTAGGAGATGTCGATAAAGTTGTGTTTCCCTGTGGTTGGATATTGACGGACGGCGAAATCCGCTTATATTATGGAGGGGCAGACAAAAGCATTTCTCTTGCGACCGCCAAACTATCGGACTTACTGGATTATTTAGCGCAACAGGGTTAA